Proteins found in one Orcinus orca chromosome 11, mOrcOrc1.1, whole genome shotgun sequence genomic segment:
- the TCF20 gene encoding transcription factor 20 isoform X4: MKETVSPGQEREAAGKRTWKAPQAAWPLPGEMLEGCWPAAVLLNSMQSFREQSSYHGNQQSYPQEVHGSSRIEEFSPRQAQMFQNFGGAGGSSGGSGSSSGGGRRGTAAAAAAAAMASETSGHQGYQGFRKEAGDFYYMAGSKDPVAAGTPQPAQRRPSGPVQSYGPPQGSSFGNQYGSEGHVGQFQAQHSALGGVSHYQQDYTGPFSPGSAQYQQQPSSQQQQQVQQLRQQLYQSHQPLPQATGQPASGSSHMQPMQRPSTLPASATGYQLRVGQFGQHYQSSATTSSSFPSPQRFSQSGQSYDGSYSVNAGSQYEGHNVGSNAQAYGTQSNYSYQPQSMKNFEQTKIPQGTQQGQQQQQQQQQQQQQQQQQQHPQHVMQYTNTATKLPLQSQVGQYSQPEVPVRSPMQFHQNFSPISNPSPAASVVQSPSCSSTPSPLMQSGENLQCGQGNVPMGSRNRILQLMPQLSPTPSMMPSPNSHAAGFKGFGLEGVPEKRLTDPGLSSLSALSTQVANLPNTVQHMLLSDALTPQKKTSKRPSSSSKKADSCTNSEGSSQAEEQLKSPMAESLDGGCSSSSEDQGERVRQLSGQSTSSDTTYKGGASEKAGSSPAQVTQNEAPRLSASPVAREETASPGAKDMPLSSEGNPKVSEKTVGVIVSREAMTSRVEKPGGQEKGSQEDGPAATQRPPSTGGGKETSHASLPQPEPPGGGNKGNKNGDNNSNHNGEGNGQSGHSTGGSGFIGRTEPSKSPGSLRYSYKDSFGPAVPRNVSGFPQFPTGQDKGDFTGHGERKGRNEKFPSLLQEVLQGYHHHPDRRYSRSTQEHQGMAGGLEGATRPNVLVSQTNELASRGLLNKSIGSLLENPHWGPWERKSSGSAPEMKQINLADYPVPRKFEIEPQSSAHEPGGSLSERRSVICDISPLRQIVRDPGAHSLGHMGADTRLGRNERLNPSLSQSVILPGGLVSMETKLKSQSGQIKEEDFEQSKPQASFNNKKSGDHCHPASIKHESYRGNASPGAATHDSISDYGPQDGRPTPMRRVPGRVGGREGMRGRSPSQYHDFSEKLKMSPGRSRGPGGDPHHINPHMTFSERANRSSLHTPFSPNSESLASAYHTNTRAHAYGDPNAGLNSQLHYKRQMYQQQQEEYKDWSSSSAQGVIAAAQHRQEGPRKSPRQQQFLDRVRSPLKNDKDGMMYGPPMGTYHDPSGQDGGRCLMSSDGLSNKGIELKHGSQKLQQESCWDLSRQTSPAKSGGPPGMSSQKRYGPPHETDGHGLAESTQSSKPSNVMLRLPGQEDHSSQNPLIMRRRVRSFISPIPSKRQSQDVKNSNAEDKGRLLHPSKEGADKAFNSYAHLSHSQEIKSIPKRESSKDLPSPDGRNCPAVTLTSPAKTKILPPRKGRGLKLEAIVQKITSPNIRRSASSNSAEAGGDTVTLDDILSLKSGPPEGGSGAVQDAEMEKRKGEVVSDLVCPTNQELSVEKPLARSSEEWRGSGDDKVKTETHPDTATAGKEPPGAMTSATSQKPGSNQGRPDGSLGGTAPLIFPDSKNVPPAGSLAPEANPKAEEKENDTVTISPKQEGFPPKGYFPSGKKKGRPIGSVNKQKKQQQPPPPPPQPPQIPEGSADGEPKPKKQRQRRERRKPGAQPRKRKTKQAVPIVEPQEPEIKLKYATQPLDKTDAKNKSFFPYIHVVNKCELGAVCTIINAEEEEQTKLVRGRKGQRSLTPPPSSTESKVLPASSFMLQGPVVTESSVMGHLVCCLCGKWASYRNMGDLFGPFYPQDYAATLPKNPPPKRATEMQSKVKVRHKSASNGSKTDTEEEEEQQQQKEQRSLAAHPRFKRRHRSEDCGGGPRSLSRGLPCKKATTEGSSEKTVLDSKPSVPTTSEGGPELELQIPELPLDSNEFWVHEGCILWANGIYLVCGRLYGLQEALEIAREMKCSHCQEAGATLGCYNKGCSFRYHYPCAIDADCLLHEENFSVRCPKHKVRLWR, encoded by the coding sequence gAGGGCTGTTGGCCTGCTGCAGTGCTGCTGAACAGTATGCAGTCCTTCCGGGAGCAAAGCAGTTACCACGGAAACCAGCAGAGCTACCCACAGGAGGTACACGGCTCATCCCGGATAGAAGAGTTCAGCCCTCGCCAGGCCCAGATGTTCCAGAATTTTGGGGGTGCAGGTGGCAGTagtggtggcagtggcagcagcagtggTGGTGGACGACGAGGAACAGCGGCTGCTGCTGCAGCAGCGGCAATGGCTAGCGAAACCTCCGGCCATCAGGGCTACCAGGGTTTCAGGAAAGAGGCTGGAGACTTTTACTACATGGCAGGCAGCAAAGACCCCGTGGCAGCCGGAACCCCGCAGCCTGCTCAGCGAAGGCCTTCTGGGCCTGTGCAGAGCTATGGACCCCCCCAGGGGAGCAGCTTTGGCAATCAGTATGGGAGTGAGGGTCATGTGGGCCAGTTTCAAGCACAGCACTCTGCCCTTGGTGGCGTGTCTCATTATCAGCAGGATTACACGGGACCTTTCTCTCCAGGGAGCGCTCAGTACCAGCAGCAGCCTTCCAGCCAACAGCAGCAGCAAGTGCAGCAGTTGAGACAGCAGCTTTACCAGTCCCATCAGCCTCTGCCGCAGGCCACTGGCCAGCCAGCGTCCGGCTCATCCCACATGCAGCCGATGCAGCGGCCCTCAActctgccagcctctgccactggtTACCAGTTAAGAGTGGGTCAGTTTGGCCAACACTACCAGTCTTCTGCCAcgacctcctcctccttcccttcaccACAACGCTTCAGCCAGTCTGGACAGAGCTATGATGGCAGTTACAGTGTGAATGCTGGATCCCAGTACGAAGGACATAATGTGGGTTCTAATGCACAGGCTTACGGAACACAATCGAATTACAGCTATCAGCCTCAATCTATGAAGAATTTTGAACAGACGAAGATTCCACAAGGGACCCAgcaggggcagcagcagcagcagcaacagcagcagcagcagcagcagcagcagcagcagcagcatccgCAGCATGTGATGCAGTATACCAACACTGCCACCAAGCTGCCGCTGCAAAGCCAGGTGGGGCAGTACAGCCAGCCCGAGGTTCCTGTGAGGTCCCCCATGCAGTTTCACCAGAACTTCAGCCCCATTTCTAACCCTTCCCCGGCTGCCTCTGTGGTTCAGTCTCCAAGCTGTAGCTCTACCCCATCTCCTCTTATGCAGAGTGGGGAGAATCTCCAGTGTGGGCAAGGCAATGTGCCGATGGGTTCCAGAAACAGAATTCTACAGTTAATGCCTCAACTCAGCCCAACCCCATCAATGATGCCCAGTCCTAATTCTCATGCTGCAGGCTTCAAAGGGTTTGGACTAGAAGGGGTGCCAGAAAAGCGGCTGACAGATCCTGGGTTGAGTAGTTTGAGTGCCCTGAGTACGCAAGTGGCCAATCTTCCTAATACTGTTCAACACATGCTACTTTCGGATGCACTGACACCTCAGAAGAAGACCTCCAAGAGGCCTTCTTCATCTTCTAAGAAAGCAGACAGCTGCACAAACTCCGAAGGCTCCTCACAGGCTGAAGAACAACTGAAGTCCCCTATGGCAGAGTCGCTGGATGGAGGCTGCTCCAGCAGTTCCGAGGATCAAGGTGAGAGGGTGAGGCAGCTAAGTGGCCAGAGCACCAGTTCTGACACCACCTACAAGGGTGGAGCCTCAGAGAAAGCAGGCTCCTCACCAGCACAAGTCACTCAGAATGAAGCCCCCAGACTCAGTGCCAGTCCTGTAGCCAGAGAAGAGACCGCCTCACCAGGTGCTAAGGACATGCCATTGTCATCCGAGGGCAACCCAAAAGTCAGTGAGAAGACAGTTGGGGTGATTGTCTCCCGGGAAGCTATGACAAGTCGGGTAGAAAAACCTGGTGGGCAAGAAAAAGGCTCCCAAGAGGATGGTCCTGCAGCCACTCAGAGGCCACCCAGCACTGGCGGGGGAAAGGAAACCAGTCATGCGTCACTTCCACAGCCAGAGCCTCCGGgaggaggaaataaaggaaacaaaaatggagataataactcCAACCACAATGGAGAAGGAAACGGCCAGAGCGGGCACTCCACAGGGGGCTCTGGTTTTATAGGCAGAACTGAGCCTAGCAAATCTCCTGGAAGCTTGCGCTATAGTTATAAGGATAGCTTTGGGCCAGCCGTGCCAAGAAATGTCAGTGGCTTTCCTCAATTTCCTACAGGACAAGATAAGGGGGACTTCACTGGCCATGGGGAGCGAAAGGGTAGGAATGAAAAGTTCCCTAGCCTCCTGCAGGAAGTGCTTCAGGgttaccaccaccaccctgacaGGAGATATTCTAGGAGTACTCAGGAGCACCAGGGCATGGCTGGTGGCCTAGAAGGAGCCACAAGGCCTAATGTGTTAGTTAGTCAAACGAATGAATTAGCTAGCAGGGGCCTTTTGAACAAAAGCATTGGTTCCCTATTAGAAAATCCCCACTGGGGCCCCTGGGAAAGGAAATCAAGTGGCTCGGCTCCTGAAATGAAACAGATCAATTTGGCTGACTATCCAGTTCCCAGAAAGTTTGAAATAGAGCCTCAGTCATCAGCCCATGAGCCCGGGGGTTCCCTTTCTGAAAGAAGATCAGTGATCTGTGATATTTCTCCACTAAGACAGATTGTCAGAGACCCGGGGGCTCACTCACTGGGACACATGGGTGCCGACACCAGACTTGGGAGGAATGAACGTCTCAATCCAAGTTTAAGTCAGTCGGTCATTCTTCCAGGTGGGTTGGTGTCCATGGAAACAAAGCTGAAATCGCAGAGTGGGCAGATAAAAGAGGAAGACTTTGAACAATCCAAGCCCCAAGCTAGTTTCAACAACAAGAAATCTGGAGACCACTGCCACCCTGCTAGCATCAAGCATGAGTCTTACCGAGGCAACGCCAGCCCTGGAGCAGCTACCCATGATTCCATCTCAGACTATGGCCCACAGGACGGCAGACCCACGCCAATGCGGCGAGTCCCTGGCCGAGTTGGTGGTCGGGAGGGCATGAGGGGTCGTTCTCCTTCTCAGTATCATGACTTTTCAGAAAAATTGAAGATGTCCCCTGGGAGGAGCAGAGGCCCAGGGGGAGACCCTCATCACATAAACCCACATATGACCTTTTCAGAGAGGGCCAACAGGAGTTCTTTGCACACTCCCTTTTCTCCCAACTCAGAAAGCCTGGCCTCTGCTTATCACACAAACACTCGCGCTCATGCTTATGGGGACCCCAATGCAGGTTTGAATTCTCAGCTCCATTACAAGAGACAGATGTACCAACAGCAACAAGAGGAATATAAGGACTGGAGCAGCAGTTCTGCTCAGGGAGTGATCGCTGCGGCTCAGCACAGGCAGGAAGGACCCCGCAAGAGTCCAAGGCAGCAGCAGTTTCTTGACCGAGTACGGAGCCCCCTGAAGAATGACAAAGATGGCATGATGTATGGCCCACCGATGGGGACTTACCATGACCCCAGCGGTCAGGATGGTGGGCGCTGCCTCATGTCTAGTGATGGTCTTTCTAACAAAGGCATCGAATTGAAGCACGGCTCCCAGAAGTTACAACAAGAATCTTGTTGGGATCTTTCTCGGCAAACTTCTCCAGCCAAAAGCGGCGGTCCTCCAGGAATGTCCAGTCAGAAAAGGTATGGACCACCCCATGAGACCGACGGACATGGGCTAGCTGAGTCTACACAGTCATCCAAACCTAGTAATGTTATGCTAAGGCTTCCAGGTCAAGAGGATCATTCGTCTCAAAACCCCTTAATCATGAGGAGGCGTGTCCGTTCTTTTATCTCTCCCATTCCCAGTAAGAGACAGTCACAAGATGTGAAGAACAGTAACGCTGAAGATAAAGGGCGCCTCCTTCACCCATCAAAAGAAGGTGCTGATAAAGCCTTCAATTCCTATGCCCATCTTTCTCACAGCCAGGAGATCAAGTCCATCCCTAAGAGAGAATCCTCCAAGGACCTTCCAAGTCCAGATGGTAGAAACTGCCCTGCTGTTACCCTCACAAGTCCTGCCAAGACCAAAATACTGCCCCCACGGAAAGGACGGGGGTTGAAATTGGAAGCTATCGTTCAGAAGATCACATCCCCAAACATTAGGAGGAGTGCATCCTCGAACAGTGCGGAGGCTGGGGGAGACACGGTTACTCTGGATGACATCCTGTCTTTGAAGAGCGGCCCTCCCGAAGGCGGGAGTGGTGCTGTTCAGGATGCCgagatggagaagagaaaaggTGAGGTGGTGTCTGACCTAGTCTGTCCAACAAACCAGGAGTTGAGCGTAGAAAAGCCTCTTGCACGATCTTCGGAGGAGTGGCGTGGCAGTGGGGATGACAAAGTGAAGACCGAGACACACCCAGACACGGCCACTGCTGGAAAGGAACCCCCTGGTGCCATGACATCCGCAACCTCACAGAAGCCTGGGAGTAACCAAGGGAGACCAGATGGTTCCCTGGGTGGGACAGCACCTTTAATCTTTCCTGACTCAAAGAATGTACCTCCAGCGGGCTCATTGGCTCCTGAGGCAAACCCCAAGGCTGAAGAGAAAGAGAACGATACAGTGACCATTTCCCCCAAACAGGAGGGTTTCCCCCCAAAGGGTTATTTCCCATCAGGAAAGAAGAAGGGGAGACCCATTGGTAGTGTgaataagcaaaagaaacaacagcagccaccacctccaccccctcaGCCCCCCCAGATACCAGAAGGTTCTGCAGATGGAGAGCCAAAGCCAAAAAAGCAGAggcaaaggagggagagaaggaagcctGGGGCGCAGCCAAGGAAGCGGAAAACCAAACAAGCAGTTCCCATCGTAGAGCCCCAAGAACCTGAGATCAAGCTGAAGTATGCCACTCAGCCACTGGATAAAACTGATGCCAAGAACAAGTCTTTTTTCCCTTATATCCATGTAGTAAACAAGTGTGAACTTGGAGCCGTTTGTACAATCATCAatgctgaggaagaagaacagaccAAATTGGTGAGGGGTCGGAAGGGTCAGAGGTCCCTGACCCCTCCACCCAGCAGCACTGAAAGCAAGGTGCTCCCAGCTTCATCCTTTATGCTGCAGGGACCTGTCGTGACAGAGTCTTCTGTTATGGGGCACCTGGTGTGCTGTCTGTGTGGCAAGTGGGCCAGTTACCGCAACATGGGCGACCTCTTTGGACCCTTTTATCCCCAAGATTATGCAGCCACTCTCCCCAAGAATCCGCCTCCTAAGAGGGCCACGGAAATGCAGAGCAAAGTTAAGGTACGGCACAAAAGCGCTTCAAATGGCTCCAAGACGGACactgaggaggaggaagagcagcagcagcagaaggagCAGAGGAGCCTGGCCGCCCACCCCAGGTTTAAGCGGCGACACCGCTCGGAAGACTGTGGCGGAGGCCCCCGGTCCCTGTCCAGGGGGCTCCCTTGTAAAAAAGCAACCACCGAGGGCAGCAGCGAAAAGACTGTTTTGGACTCAAAGCCCTCCGTGCCCACCACTTCAGAAGGTGGCCCCGAGTTGGAGTTACAAATCCCTGAACTACCTCTTGACAGCAATGAATTTTGGGTCCATGAGGGTTGTATTCTCTGGGCCAATGGAATCTACCTGGTCTGCGGCAGGCTCTATGGCCTGCAGGAAGCGCTGGAAATAGCCAGAGAGATG